In Macaca nemestrina isolate mMacNem1 chromosome 9, mMacNem.hap1, whole genome shotgun sequence, a single genomic region encodes these proteins:
- the LOC105494366 gene encoding interleukin-2 receptor subunit alpha isoform X2, whose translation MDPYLLMWGLLTFITVPGCQAELCDDDPPKITHATFKAVAYKEGTMLNCECKRGFRRIKSGSPYMLCTGNSSHSSWDNQCQCTSSAARNTTKQVTPQPEEQKERKTTEMQSQMQLADQVSLPGHCREPPPWENEATERIYHFVVGQTVYYQCVQGYRALHRGPAESVCKMTHGKTRWTQPQLICTGETEPSQFPGEEEPQANPDGLPESETSRLVTTTDFRIQTEVAATMETFIFTTEYQVAVAGCVFLLISVLLLSGLTWQRRQRKNRRTI comes from the exons agcTCTGTGACGATGACCCGCCAAAAATCACACATGCCACATTCAAAGCCGTGGCCTACAAGGAAGGAACCATGTTGAACTGTGAATGCAAGAGAGGTTTCCGCAGAATAAAAAGCGGGTCACCCTATATGCTCTGTACAGGAAACTCTAGCCACTCGTCCTGGGACAACCAATGTCAATGCACAAGCTCTG CTGCTCGGAACACAACAAAACAAGTGACACCTCAAcctgaagaacagaaagaaagaaaaaccacagaaatgcaaagtcAAATGCAGCTGGCGGACCAAGTGAGCCTTCCAG GTCACTGCAGGGAACCTCCACCGTGGGAAAATGAAGCCACAGAAAGAATTTATCATTTCGTGGTGGGGCAGACGGTTTACTACCAGTGCGTCCAGGGATACAGGGCTCTACACAGAGGTCCCGCTGAGAGCGTCTGCAAAATGACCCACGGGAAGACAAGATGGACCCAGCCCCAGCTCATATGCACAGGTGAAACGGAGCCCAGTCAGtttccag GTGAAGAGGAGCCTCAGGCAAACCCCGACGGCCTTCCTGAGAGTGAGACTTCCCGCCTCGTCACAACAACAG ATTTTCGAATACAGACAGAAGTGGCTGCAACCATGGAAACGTTCATATTTACAACAGAGTACCAGGTAGCAG TGGCCGGCTGTGTTTTCCTGCTGATCAGCGTCCTCCTGCTGAGTGGGCTCACCTGGCAGCGGAGACA GAGGAAGAATAGAAGAACAATCtag
- the LOC105494366 gene encoding interleukin-2 receptor subunit alpha isoform X1 translates to MDPYLLMWGLLTFITVPGCQAELCDDDPPKITHATFKAVAYKEGTMLNCECKRGFRRIKSGSPYMLCTGNSSHSSWDNQCQCTSSAARNTTKQVTPQPEEQKERKTTEMQSQMQLADQVSLPGHCREPPPWENEATERIYHFVVGQTVYYQCVQGYRALHRGPAESVCKMTHGKTRWTQPQLICTGETEPSQFPGEEEPQANPDGLPESETSRLVTTTDFRIQTEVAATMETFIFTTEYQVAVAGCVFLLISVLLLSGLTWQRRQSSFQQEITRHAKRQKNTD, encoded by the exons agcTCTGTGACGATGACCCGCCAAAAATCACACATGCCACATTCAAAGCCGTGGCCTACAAGGAAGGAACCATGTTGAACTGTGAATGCAAGAGAGGTTTCCGCAGAATAAAAAGCGGGTCACCCTATATGCTCTGTACAGGAAACTCTAGCCACTCGTCCTGGGACAACCAATGTCAATGCACAAGCTCTG CTGCTCGGAACACAACAAAACAAGTGACACCTCAAcctgaagaacagaaagaaagaaaaaccacagaaatgcaaagtcAAATGCAGCTGGCGGACCAAGTGAGCCTTCCAG GTCACTGCAGGGAACCTCCACCGTGGGAAAATGAAGCCACAGAAAGAATTTATCATTTCGTGGTGGGGCAGACGGTTTACTACCAGTGCGTCCAGGGATACAGGGCTCTACACAGAGGTCCCGCTGAGAGCGTCTGCAAAATGACCCACGGGAAGACAAGATGGACCCAGCCCCAGCTCATATGCACAGGTGAAACGGAGCCCAGTCAGtttccag GTGAAGAGGAGCCTCAGGCAAACCCCGACGGCCTTCCTGAGAGTGAGACTTCCCGCCTCGTCACAACAACAG ATTTTCGAATACAGACAGAAGTGGCTGCAACCATGGAAACGTTCATATTTACAACAGAGTACCAGGTAGCAG TGGCCGGCTGTGTTTTCCTGCTGATCAGCGTCCTCCTGCTGAGTGGGCTCACCTGGCAGCGGAGACA GTCCAGCTTTCAACAAGAAATTACAAGGCATGCTAAACGGCAAAAAAACACAGATTAA